Proteins co-encoded in one Enterobacter sp. R4-368 genomic window:
- a CDS encoding class I SAM-dependent methyltransferase, producing MKPARTPKTLVAPASWGDLPKGAYYREALEGELKPWFAKMYGFHLLKIGNLSAEINAESCAISHQVNVSLSGEPAQVRADPLHLPFAEKSVDACLLAHTLPWCTDPHRLLQEVDRVLIDDGWLVMSGFNPISLLGLCKAVPFARRSPAVKSRMFTLMRQFDWLSLLNFEVLHYSRFRVLPWTKQGGKLLSTHLPALGCMQLIVARKRTIPLTLNPMKSSLSKPRVRQPVGATRQS from the coding sequence ATGAAACCGGCAAGGACTCCTAAGACATTGGTCGCACCGGCAAGCTGGGGCGATTTACCTAAAGGCGCGTATTATCGCGAAGCGCTGGAAGGAGAACTTAAGCCGTGGTTTGCAAAAATGTATGGATTTCATTTGCTTAAGATCGGCAATCTGAGCGCGGAAATCAATGCCGAAAGCTGCGCTATTTCCCACCAGGTCAATGTTTCCCTTAGCGGCGAACCAGCGCAGGTCAGAGCCGATCCGCTGCATTTACCGTTCGCAGAAAAATCGGTGGATGCCTGCTTGCTGGCACATACGCTTCCCTGGTGTACCGATCCGCATCGGCTATTGCAGGAAGTGGATCGCGTGTTAATTGACGACGGCTGGCTGGTAATGAGCGGTTTCAACCCGATTAGCCTGCTTGGGCTTTGCAAAGCGGTTCCTTTTGCGCGCCGATCACCCGCGGTAAAAAGCCGGATGTTCACCCTGATGCGCCAGTTTGACTGGCTGTCGTTGCTCAATTTCGAGGTGTTACATTATAGCCGCTTTCGCGTCCTGCCCTGGACGAAACAGGGCGGGAAACTGCTTAGCACGCATTTACCGGCTTTGGGGTGTATGCAGCTTATTGTTGCGCGCAAACGCACCATTCCGCTTACGCTAAACCCCATGAAGTCGAGCCTCAGCAAACCCCGGGTTCGCCAGCCCGTGGGCGCGACCCGCCAGTCTTAA
- the rnhA gene encoding ribonuclease HI: MVSVSRTICRVIAVLIAAIYVRLVVLNTGSLPEMLKQVEIFTDGSCLGNPGPGGYGAILRYRQHERLFSEGYRLTTNNRMELMAAIVALEALKEHCEVVLSTDSQYVRQGITQWIHNWKKRGWKTAEKKPVKNVDLWKRLDAALSQHQIRWEWVKGHAGHPENERCDELARAAAMNPTQEDVGYQPES, translated from the coding sequence GTGGTTTCGGTATCGAGGACGATCTGTCGTGTAATTGCTGTGCTCATAGCGGCCATTTATGTCAGACTTGTCGTTTTAAACACAGGAAGTCTACCAGAGATGCTTAAACAGGTAGAAATTTTCACCGACGGATCTTGTCTTGGCAACCCGGGTCCGGGCGGTTACGGGGCGATTTTACGCTATCGTCAGCATGAAAGATTGTTTAGCGAAGGCTACCGTCTCACCACCAATAACCGGATGGAACTGATGGCGGCTATTGTCGCACTGGAAGCGTTAAAAGAGCATTGCGAAGTGGTGCTCAGTACCGATAGCCAGTATGTGCGCCAGGGGATCACGCAGTGGATCCATAACTGGAAAAAGCGTGGCTGGAAAACAGCGGAAAAAAAACCGGTCAAGAATGTCGATCTCTGGAAACGACTCGATGCGGCGTTGAGCCAACATCAAATCCGCTGGGAATGGGTTAAAGGCCACGCAGGTCACCCGGAAAACGAACGTTGCGATGAACTGGCGCGCGCCGCCGCGATGAACCCAACGCAGGAAGATGTGGGCTATCAGCCCGAGAGTTAA
- the dnaQ gene encoding DNA polymerase III subunit epsilon: MSTAITRQIVLDTETTGMNQIGAHYEGHKIIEIGAVEVINRRLTGNNFHIYLKPDRLVDPEAFGVHGIADEFLLDKPTFADIADEFIEYIRGAELVIHNASFDIGFMDYEFSKLNRGIPKTETFCKITDSLALARKMFPGKRNSLDALCARYEIDNSKRTLHGALLDSQILADVYLMMTGGQTSMKFAMEGEGQTQTGDAGIQRVVRQANRLRVVLASDEELMAHESRLDLVQKKGGSCLWRG, from the coding sequence ATGAGCACAGCAATTACACGACAGATCGTCCTCGATACCGAAACCACCGGTATGAACCAGATTGGCGCCCACTATGAAGGGCACAAGATTATTGAGATCGGTGCGGTGGAGGTGATCAACCGCCGCCTGACCGGTAACAACTTCCATATTTATCTCAAGCCTGACCGGCTGGTGGATCCGGAAGCGTTTGGCGTTCACGGTATCGCCGACGAATTCCTGCTCGATAAACCGACCTTTGCCGACATCGCCGATGAGTTTATTGAGTATATCCGCGGTGCGGAGCTGGTCATTCACAACGCGTCGTTTGATATCGGCTTTATGGACTACGAGTTCAGCAAGCTGAACCGCGGTATTCCAAAAACCGAAACGTTTTGCAAAATTACCGACAGCCTGGCGCTGGCGCGTAAAATGTTCCCCGGCAAGCGTAACAGCCTTGATGCGCTCTGCGCGCGTTACGAAATAGACAACAGCAAACGTACGCTGCACGGCGCATTACTCGATTCCCAAATCCTTGCTGATGTCTATCTGATGATGACCGGCGGCCAGACATCGATGAAATTTGCGATGGAAGGCGAAGGGCAAACGCAAACAGGCGATGCGGGGATCCAGCGTGTTGTTCGTCAGGCAAACCGCTTGCGCGTGGTTTTAGCCAGCGATGAGGAGCTGATGGCCCATGAATCACGGCTCGATTTAGTGCAGAAGAAGGGCGGAAGCTGCCTGTGGCGCGGGTAA
- a CDS encoding NCS1 family nucleobase:cation symporter-1 — MPNLEPNYDARYSPRLTNEDLAPTRHQTWSWYNIFSFWMSDVHSMGGYVVAASFFALGLASWQVLLCLLLGICIVQLCANLVAKPSQMAGVPYAVICRQAFGVFGANIPAVIRGLIAFAWYGIQTYLAANALMLVILKFWPALTPLTNGHFLGLSHLGWLCFGIMWVLQALVFWHGMSAIKRFIDIAGPAVYVVMMALAGWILWQTGFDGISFTLASKQLTAGEQTWQMITATALVVSYFSGPLLNFGDFSRYGKSMQEIRRGNRWGLPFNFLLFSIVTVVIVSGTQSLFGKMITDPIETVSHVGSSLAMAIGLLTMITATIGINIVANFVSPAFDFSNCSPQKISFRTGGMIAAVGSVLLTPWNLFQSPELIHYTLDVLGAFIGPLFGILLTDFYLIKRGNVFVDDLFTDSPNGRYWYKNGFNPKAIAALAPSVAVGLIISFIPALHEVANFSWFIGAFLGAGCYRFLARNEREGVSSTFTAQRVAAKE, encoded by the coding sequence ATGCCAAACCTTGAACCAAATTACGATGCCCGCTACAGCCCACGTCTGACCAATGAAGATTTAGCGCCGACCCGCCATCAGACCTGGAGCTGGTACAATATTTTCTCTTTCTGGATGTCCGATGTGCATAGCATGGGCGGCTATGTGGTCGCAGCCAGCTTCTTCGCCTTAGGGCTTGCCAGCTGGCAGGTGCTACTTTGCCTGCTGTTGGGGATCTGTATTGTGCAGCTGTGCGCAAACCTGGTGGCGAAACCGAGCCAAATGGCCGGTGTGCCGTATGCGGTGATCTGCCGTCAGGCATTTGGCGTATTCGGCGCGAATATCCCGGCGGTGATCCGCGGGTTGATTGCGTTTGCGTGGTACGGCATTCAGACCTATCTGGCCGCCAACGCGTTGATGCTGGTGATCCTGAAGTTTTGGCCCGCCCTTACTCCCCTGACCAACGGCCATTTCCTTGGCCTGTCACATTTGGGCTGGCTCTGTTTCGGTATTATGTGGGTGCTGCAAGCGCTGGTGTTCTGGCACGGGATGAGCGCGATTAAACGCTTTATCGATATCGCCGGTCCGGCGGTATACGTGGTGATGATGGCGCTGGCGGGATGGATCCTCTGGCAAACGGGTTTCGACGGCATCTCTTTTACCCTCGCCAGCAAACAATTGACGGCAGGTGAGCAAACCTGGCAGATGATCACCGCAACGGCGTTAGTGGTTTCTTACTTCTCCGGCCCGCTGCTCAATTTTGGCGATTTTTCCCGCTACGGTAAAAGCATGCAGGAGATCCGCCGCGGCAACCGCTGGGGACTGCCGTTTAACTTCCTGCTGTTTTCCATTGTCACAGTGGTGATTGTTTCCGGGACCCAATCGCTGTTTGGCAAGATGATTACCGATCCTATCGAAACAGTGAGCCATGTTGGTAGCAGCCTGGCGATGGCAATTGGCCTGCTGACGATGATCACCGCCACCATCGGCATCAATATTGTGGCGAACTTCGTCTCCCCGGCCTTCGATTTTTCTAACTGTTCCCCGCAAAAAATCAGTTTCCGTACCGGCGGGATGATCGCGGCGGTCGGCTCGGTACTGCTGACGCCGTGGAATTTGTTCCAGTCTCCGGAGTTGATCCACTACACGCTGGATGTGCTCGGCGCGTTTATTGGCCCGTTGTTCGGTATTTTACTGACCGATTTTTATCTGATTAAACGCGGAAATGTGTTTGTCGACGATCTGTTTACCGACTCGCCAAACGGGCGTTACTGGTACAAAAACGGCTTTAACCCGAAAGCGATTGCTGCGCTGGCGCCATCAGTGGCGGTTGGGCTGATTATTAGCTTTATTCCGGCACTGCATGAAGTGGCCAACTTTAGCTGGTTTATTGGCGCGTTCCTCGGGGCGGGATGCTACCGCTTTCTGGCGCGTAACGAACGCGAAGGTGTGAGCAGCACATTTACCGCTCAGCGCGTGGCGGCAAAGGAGTAG
- a CDS encoding GntR family transcriptional regulator yields MNQQIGLRTPADLEDKEHVIWQSLMTAIVEHQLPPGSKLPEEALAEVFGVSRTGIRKVLTRLATVQMITMTPRRGAFVANPGVEESKAIFTTRKMIECANLPLVLEHLQPPHLAGLENIIVQEEEAHQNHDGAAAIRHSAAFHIQLQAISGNAVVTDIITTLAQRSSLVIAAWGAPWQRGCRCDDHDQLVTLLRKKDLPGLSDAMAHHFDLIVSSLRFERSGETVPDFARLFGAPGEH; encoded by the coding sequence ATGAACCAGCAAATAGGGCTGCGAACCCCTGCAGATCTGGAAGATAAAGAGCATGTCATTTGGCAATCGTTAATGACCGCCATCGTTGAACATCAATTGCCACCGGGAAGTAAACTGCCGGAAGAGGCGCTGGCGGAAGTTTTTGGCGTCAGCCGTACCGGGATCCGCAAAGTCTTAACCCGCCTTGCGACGGTGCAAATGATCACCATGACGCCCAGACGTGGTGCATTTGTCGCCAACCCTGGCGTTGAAGAGTCAAAAGCTATCTTTACTACCCGTAAAATGATCGAATGCGCCAACCTGCCGCTGGTGCTGGAACATCTTCAGCCGCCACACCTTGCCGGGCTGGAAAACATCATCGTGCAGGAAGAAGAGGCGCATCAAAACCATGATGGCGCGGCGGCTATCCGCCACTCTGCGGCTTTCCATATCCAGCTGCAGGCCATTTCCGGTAATGCGGTGGTGACTGACATTATTACCACGCTGGCGCAGCGTTCGTCGCTGGTGATAGCCGCCTGGGGCGCGCCCTGGCAGCGCGGTTGCCGCTGTGACGATCATGACCAACTGGTTACGCTGCTGCGTAAAAAGGATCTGCCGGGGCTCAGTGATGCGATGGCCCACCACTTTGATCTCATTGTTTCCAGCCTGCGCTTTGAGCGCAGCGGCGAGACAGTACCTGACTTCGCCCGCCTGTTTGGTGCGCCAGGAGAACACTGA
- a CDS encoding aspartate/glutamate racemase family protein, with protein MSQFCIQVINPNTSPEMTATIASAARSVASPGTTILASCPSQGVESIEGHFDEAIAAIGVLEQIKQGKTQGAQGHVIACFGDPGLLAARELASGPVIGIAEAAMHMATLVATRFSIVTTLPRTVIIARHLLRQYGFEHHCAALHAIDLPVLALEDGTGLAQQKVRERCIQAKREDHSGAIVLGCGGMANLASELTQELGMPVIDGVTAAVKMVESLLSLGLGTSKYGDLAYPNKKPLSGCFEQLC; from the coding sequence ATGAGCCAGTTTTGTATACAAGTTATCAATCCCAATACCAGCCCGGAAATGACCGCTACCATCGCCAGCGCGGCGCGCAGCGTGGCGTCGCCTGGCACCACCATTCTCGCCAGTTGCCCCTCGCAGGGTGTGGAATCAATCGAAGGACATTTTGATGAAGCCATTGCGGCGATTGGCGTGCTGGAGCAAATCAAACAGGGTAAAACCCAGGGCGCACAGGGACACGTGATTGCCTGTTTTGGTGACCCCGGATTACTGGCGGCGCGCGAGCTGGCGAGCGGGCCGGTTATCGGTATTGCTGAAGCGGCTATGCACATGGCAACGCTTGTGGCGACGCGGTTCTCGATTGTTACCACGCTGCCACGCACGGTGATTATCGCCCGTCATTTATTGCGCCAGTATGGCTTCGAACATCACTGCGCCGCGCTGCATGCTATCGATTTACCGGTACTGGCGCTGGAAGATGGCACGGGTCTTGCTCAGCAAAAGGTACGCGAACGTTGTATACAAGCTAAACGGGAAGATCATAGCGGTGCCATTGTGCTGGGCTGCGGCGGCATGGCGAACCTTGCCAGCGAGTTGACGCAAGAGCTTGGCATGCCTGTGATCGACGGCGTTACGGCCGCGGTGAAGATGGTGGAATCCCTTCTCTCGCTGGGGCTTGGCACCAGCAAATACGGCGATCTCGCGTATCCCAATAAAAAGCCGCTTTCAGGATGTTTCGAACAGCTTTGCTGA
- the puuE gene encoding allantoinase PuuE: MQSATDKPFWHFTADYPRDMAGYAGKPPHARWPGGARIAVQFVLNFEEGGENHVLHGDAGSEQFLSDIIGAASYPARHMSMDSLYEYGSRAGFWRIHQAFQQRGLPLTVFGVAMALARNPEIVEAIKAADYDVVSHGWRWIHYQDLDIQTERQHMQQAIEILQTLFGKKPLGWYTGRDSPNTRKLVVEQGDFLYDSDYYGDDLPFWTTVEGKPHLIVPYTLDANDMRFATAQGFNTAEQFYTYLKDSFDVLYEEGAYAPKMMSIGMHCRLLGRPGRFRALQRFLDYVQSHSDVWICRRQDIAEHWLKHHPYKG; this comes from the coding sequence ATGCAATCAGCAACGGACAAACCTTTCTGGCATTTCACCGCCGACTACCCCCGCGATATGGCGGGTTATGCGGGAAAACCGCCGCATGCCCGCTGGCCGGGTGGCGCGCGCATTGCCGTCCAGTTTGTCCTTAATTTTGAAGAAGGCGGCGAGAACCATGTGCTGCATGGTGACGCGGGTTCAGAGCAATTTTTGTCAGATATTATTGGCGCTGCCAGCTATCCCGCGCGGCATATGTCGATGGACTCGCTGTATGAGTATGGATCGCGCGCAGGATTCTGGCGTATTCATCAGGCTTTTCAGCAACGTGGCCTGCCGCTCACGGTTTTTGGCGTGGCAATGGCGCTGGCGCGTAACCCGGAAATCGTCGAGGCGATCAAAGCGGCAGACTACGATGTGGTAAGCCACGGCTGGCGCTGGATCCATTATCAGGATCTTGATATTCAAACCGAACGCCAGCACATGCAGCAGGCGATTGAGATCCTGCAAACGCTGTTTGGCAAAAAGCCGCTTGGCTGGTACACCGGGCGCGACAGCCCAAACACCCGTAAGCTGGTGGTCGAGCAGGGCGATTTTCTCTACGACAGCGACTATTACGGCGATGATTTACCCTTCTGGACCACGGTGGAAGGGAAGCCGCATCTGATTGTGCCGTATACGCTTGATGCCAACGATATGCGCTTTGCCACGGCTCAGGGTTTTAACACCGCTGAACAGTTTTATACCTATCTGAAAGACAGTTTTGATGTGTTGTACGAAGAAGGGGCGTATGCGCCAAAGATGATGTCGATTGGCATGCACTGCCGCCTGCTCGGGCGGCCCGGGCGCTTTCGCGCACTGCAGCGTTTTCTTGATTACGTGCAAAGCCACAGCGATGTCTGGATCTGCCGTCGCCAGGATATCGCCGAACATTGGCTAAAGCACCATCCTTATAAGGGCTGA
- the xni gene encoding flap endonuclease Xni, which translates to MAHLLIVDALNLIRRIHAVQGSPCVDTCLHALEQVVVHSQPTHAVAVFDDEARSQGWRHQLLPDYKAGRPPMPETLHAEMPALRSAFEQRGIRCWATPGNEADDLAATLAVKMAQAGQQATIVSTDKGYCQLLSPTIRIRDYFQKRWLDAPFIAQEYGVTPQQLPDYWGLAGISSSKVPGVAGIGPKSATQLLNTFPTLEALYENLADVPEKWRQKLEAHKAMAFTCRDVARLQTDLQLDGNLQQLRLTR; encoded by the coding sequence GTGGCTCATCTGTTAATTGTCGACGCGCTTAATCTTATCCGCCGGATCCACGCGGTACAGGGATCGCCCTGTGTAGACACCTGCCTGCACGCGCTGGAACAAGTCGTTGTTCACAGCCAGCCGACGCACGCTGTGGCGGTATTTGATGATGAGGCTCGCAGCCAGGGCTGGCGTCACCAGTTATTACCCGACTATAAAGCCGGGCGACCGCCCATGCCGGAGACGCTGCATGCCGAGATGCCCGCTTTGCGCAGCGCTTTTGAACAGCGTGGCATTCGTTGCTGGGCCACGCCGGGTAACGAAGCGGACGATCTCGCCGCGACGCTGGCGGTAAAAATGGCGCAGGCCGGGCAGCAGGCGACAATTGTTTCCACGGATAAAGGCTATTGCCAGTTGCTTTCCCCAACCATTCGTATCCGCGATTATTTTCAGAAACGCTGGCTGGATGCGCCCTTTATCGCGCAGGAATATGGTGTCACGCCGCAACAATTGCCGGATTACTGGGGGCTGGCGGGGATCAGCAGTTCTAAAGTGCCAGGCGTTGCCGGTATTGGCCCGAAAAGCGCCACCCAACTGTTAAACACCTTCCCGACGCTGGAAGCGCTGTACGAGAATCTTGCGGACGTGCCGGAAAAGTGGCGGCAAAAACTGGAAGCGCATAAAGCAATGGCCTTTACCTGTCGCGATGTGGCGCGACTGCAAACGGATCTGCAACTGGACGGCAATTTACAACAGCTGCGGCTGACACGCTAA
- a CDS encoding L-serine ammonia-lyase, translating to MISVFDIFKIGIGPSSSHTVGPMKAGKQFTDDLIARRMLHDVTRVVVDVYGSLSLTGKGHHTDIAIIMGLAGNLPDSVDIDAIPGFIQDVNTHGRLLLANGEHEVEFPVDQCMNFHADNLSLHENGMRITALAGDRVLYSQTYYSIGGGFIVDEEHFGQTNNAPVAVPYPYKNAADLQRHCQETGLSLSGLMMKNELALHSKEELEQHLARVWEVMQGGIERGITTEGVLPGKLRVPRRAAALRRMLVSSDNTSKDPMQVVDWINMFALAVNEENAAGGRVVTAPTNGACGIVPAVLAYYDKFIRQVNANSLARYLLVASAIGSLYKMNASISGAEVGCQGEVGVACSMAAAGLAELLGASPAQVCIAAEIGMEHNLGLTCDPVAGQVQVPCIERNAIASVKAVNAARMALRRTSEPRVCLDKVIETMYETGKDMNAKYRETSRGGLAMKIVTCD from the coding sequence ATGATCAGCGTATTCGATATTTTTAAAATCGGCATTGGCCCTTCCAGCTCGCATACCGTTGGCCCAATGAAAGCCGGTAAACAATTCACTGACGATCTGATTGCTCGCCGCATGCTGCACGACGTGACCCGTGTAGTAGTAGACGTTTACGGTTCCCTCTCTCTGACTGGTAAAGGGCACCATACCGATATCGCTATCATTATGGGTCTGGCGGGTAACCTGCCGGATAGCGTTGATATCGATGCTATTCCAGGATTTATCCAGGACGTAAACACGCACGGCCGCCTGCTGCTGGCTAACGGCGAGCACGAAGTCGAGTTTCCGGTCGATCAATGCATGAACTTCCATGCCGATAACCTCTCGCTGCATGAGAACGGCATGCGTATTACCGCGCTCGCGGGCGACAGGGTTCTCTATAGCCAGACCTATTACTCCATCGGCGGCGGTTTTATTGTCGACGAAGAACATTTCGGCCAGACCAACAACGCGCCTGTCGCCGTACCTTATCCGTACAAAAATGCGGCGGATCTGCAACGTCACTGTCAGGAAACCGGGCTTTCACTCTCTGGTCTGATGATGAAGAACGAACTGGCGCTGCACAGCAAAGAGGAGCTGGAACAGCACCTCGCACGCGTCTGGGAAGTGATGCAGGGCGGTATTGAGCGCGGAATTACCACCGAAGGCGTGTTGCCGGGCAAATTACGCGTGCCGCGCCGCGCCGCGGCGCTGCGCCGTATGCTGGTCAGCAGCGATAACACCAGTAAAGATCCGATGCAGGTCGTCGACTGGATCAACATGTTTGCGCTGGCGGTTAACGAAGAGAACGCCGCCGGTGGTCGCGTGGTGACTGCGCCAACCAATGGCGCGTGTGGCATTGTGCCGGCAGTACTGGCTTATTACGACAAGTTTATTCGTCAGGTGAACGCGAATTCACTGGCTCGCTATCTGCTGGTCGCCAGCGCGATTGGCTCGCTCTATAAAATGAACGCCTCCATCTCCGGCGCGGAAGTAGGCTGCCAGGGCGAAGTGGGTGTTGCCTGTTCGATGGCCGCCGCAGGCCTTGCGGAACTGCTCGGCGCAAGCCCGGCGCAGGTCTGCATCGCTGCGGAAATCGGTATGGAACACAACCTCGGTCTGACTTGCGATCCGGTCGCAGGCCAGGTACAGGTTCCGTGCATCGAGCGCAACGCCATTGCGTCAGTAAAAGCGGTAAACGCCGCGCGTATGGCGCTACGCCGTACCAGCGAGCCGCGCGTATGCCTGGATAAAGTCATCGAAACCATGTACGAAACCGGAAAAGATATGAACGCCAAGTACCGCGAAACCTCACGCGGTGGGCTGGCGATGAAGATCGTGACCTGCGATTAA
- a CDS encoding HAAAP family serine/threonine permease encodes METTQTSTLATSATRSSWRKTDTMWMLGLYGTAIGAGVLFLPINAGVGGLIPLIIMAILAFPMTYFAHRGLTRFVLSGKNPGEDITEVVEEHFGIGAGKLITLLYFFAIYPILLVYSVAITNTVDSFMTHQLGMTPPPRAILSLILIVGMMTIVRFGEQMIVKAMSILVFPFVIALMLLAVYLIPQWNGAALDTLSLNSTSATGNGLWMTLWLAIPVMVFSFNHSPIISSFAVAKREEYGNEAESKCSRILAFAHIMMVLTVMFFVFSCVLSLSPADLASAKQQNISILSYLANHFNAPIIAWMAPIIAMIAITKSFLGHYLGAREGFNGMVIKSLRGKGKSIEINKLNRITALFMLLTTWAVATWNPSILGMIETLGGPIIAMILFLMPMYAIAKVPAMRKYSGKISNIFIVIMGLIAISAIFYSLFS; translated from the coding sequence GTTCATGGCGCAAAACGGATACCATGTGGATGCTGGGCCTGTACGGTACTGCCATCGGCGCTGGTGTACTGTTCCTGCCAATTAACGCCGGCGTTGGCGGTTTAATTCCGCTGATCATCATGGCCATCCTCGCTTTCCCAATGACTTACTTCGCACACCGCGGTCTGACTCGCTTTGTGCTGTCGGGTAAAAACCCGGGTGAAGACATCACCGAGGTGGTTGAAGAGCACTTCGGTATCGGCGCGGGTAAACTGATTACCCTGCTCTACTTCTTCGCTATCTACCCGATCCTGCTGGTCTACAGCGTGGCGATCACCAACACCGTTGACAGCTTTATGACCCACCAGTTGGGTATGACGCCGCCGCCGCGCGCCATTCTGTCGCTGATCCTGATTGTCGGCATGATGACCATCGTGCGTTTTGGCGAGCAGATGATTGTAAAAGCGATGAGTATTCTGGTGTTCCCGTTTGTTATCGCCCTGATGTTGCTGGCGGTTTACCTGATCCCGCAGTGGAACGGCGCAGCACTCGACACGCTGTCTTTGAACAGCACTTCCGCGACCGGTAACGGCCTGTGGATGACCTTGTGGCTGGCTATTCCGGTGATGGTGTTCTCCTTTAACCACTCGCCGATCATCTCCTCGTTTGCGGTAGCAAAACGTGAAGAGTACGGCAACGAAGCAGAGAGCAAATGTTCACGTATTCTGGCGTTCGCACACATCATGATGGTGCTGACGGTAATGTTCTTCGTATTCAGCTGCGTACTGAGCCTTTCTCCGGCTGACCTGGCATCGGCGAAACAGCAGAACATCTCGATTCTTTCTTACCTGGCAAACCACTTTAACGCACCGATCATCGCCTGGATGGCACCGATCATTGCGATGATCGCCATCACCAAATCTTTCCTCGGCCACTATCTGGGTGCGCGTGAAGGTTTCAACGGTATGGTGATCAAGTCCCTGCGTGGCAAAGGTAAAAGCATCGAAATCAACAAGCTGAACCGCATTACCGCGCTGTTTATGCTGCTGACCACCTGGGCTGTAGCAACCTGGAACCCGAGCATCCTCGGAATGATTGAAACTCTGGGCGGCCCGATTATCGCGATGATCCTGTTCCTGATGCCGATGTACGCCATCGCCAAAGTACCGGCAATGCGTAAATACAGCGGCAAAATCAGCAACATCTTCATTGTTATCATGGGTCTTATCGCTATCTCCGCGATCTTCTACTCTCTGTTCAGCTAA